In Deltaproteobacteria bacterium, one genomic interval encodes:
- a CDS encoding transglutaminase-like cysteine peptidase — MRKYLKKRAPIRLILAVIIALMIAVPVITETLFRFDKEFLKKAEEKCGNEAPARFTAWEELIHKDKSPSDREKLKKVNDFYNSRIRFVSDIDLWGVQDYWATPLEFLCKKAGDCEDFAIAKFFTLKAMGVAEEKLNIAYVKAIQYNIAHMVLTYYSEPGAEPLVLDNLIDSIDPAS, encoded by the coding sequence GTGCGTAAATATTTAAAAAAAAGAGCGCCAATCCGGCTGATTCTGGCAGTTATCATAGCTTTGATGATTGCAGTGCCGGTCATCACGGAGACGCTCTTTCGCTTCGATAAAGAGTTCCTGAAGAAAGCAGAAGAGAAGTGCGGCAACGAGGCGCCGGCACGGTTCACTGCTTGGGAAGAGTTGATCCACAAGGATAAAAGCCCCTCGGACCGGGAAAAACTTAAGAAAGTAAATGATTTCTATAACAGCAGGATTCGATTTGTAAGCGACATTGACCTCTGGGGGGTGCAGGATTACTGGGCGACGCCTCTTGAGTTTCTCTGTAAGAAGGCCGGTGATTGTGAGGATTTTGCAATTGCAAAGTTTTTTACCCTGAAGGCGATGGGCGTAGCCGAAGAAAAGCTGAACATTGCGTATGTTAAAGCAATACAATATAATATAGCCCACATGGTCCTGACGTATTACAGCGAACCTGGAGCCGAACCGCTGGTTCTCGATAACCTGATAGACTCCATCGATCCCGCATCG
- a CDS encoding TolC family protein — MLLQGTSENVALLASKVYIDVLRNLDLAELAKENLTNHQRIADQMKLRSVSGVDRKADLDQVLGRLALSQSNAVIAAANNIDAKTSYQAVIGRLPEDLTKPQSMGSVIPESMKEAEILALQGYPILKSAQADLDARQAQYKTAQSQLYPTIDLAVDYAWQNDAVNAPGYQENLTATASLNFNIFNGGYNKARISQTAQQIKEAEAILNNTKRQIIQSVRLSWEAYKAAQEKVVFLEEYVKATGATADAFTAQWNIGRRTMFDLLDTQAEYITAKASLANSRYDMLYAEYRVLNSLGKLVNTLGLQWPEESRIDGATPAAAPVTAVAPKAAEPAAAPSVSEPPKPADAAPAAPPVAETPQAAEPAAVALPASEPPKPADAAPAAPPVIEAPKPAEPAAVPPPASEPLKQEEMKTPPAEASVSEAATPAKEPAAAASPLPSALTDKPKIIKGIVLNNGKVIEGQILNMNVYTVKILTKDGKEESYSFEKEVKGFIKE; from the coding sequence ATGCTATTACAGGGTACGTCAGAGAATGTCGCCCTGCTGGCATCCAAGGTTTACATAGATGTGCTCCGCAACCTTGATCTGGCTGAGCTGGCCAAAGAGAACTTGACTAATCATCAAAGGATAGCCGATCAGATGAAGTTGAGAAGTGTGTCCGGTGTTGACCGTAAAGCCGATCTCGATCAGGTGTTGGGACGTTTGGCTTTATCACAGTCCAATGCTGTTATAGCTGCGGCAAACAATATTGATGCCAAAACATCCTACCAAGCGGTCATCGGCCGTTTGCCGGAAGACCTGACTAAACCCCAATCAATGGGATCAGTCATTCCTGAGTCAATGAAAGAGGCAGAGATATTGGCGCTGCAAGGCTATCCTATTCTCAAGTCTGCCCAAGCCGATCTAGACGCCAGGCAGGCACAGTATAAAACTGCTCAGAGTCAACTGTATCCGACTATTGATCTGGCAGTTGATTATGCGTGGCAAAATGATGCAGTCAACGCCCCCGGCTATCAGGAGAACCTGACGGCGACTGCCTCGTTAAATTTCAATATCTTTAATGGGGGGTATAATAAGGCCCGCATCTCGCAGACAGCTCAGCAAATCAAAGAAGCAGAAGCAATACTAAATAACACCAAGCGTCAGATAATACAGTCCGTTCGCCTCTCCTGGGAGGCCTATAAAGCGGCTCAGGAAAAAGTCGTTTTCCTCGAAGAATATGTGAAGGCAACGGGCGCAACCGCAGATGCCTTTACAGCGCAATGGAATATAGGAAGACGCACCATGTTCGACCTGCTGGATACACAGGCAGAGTATATTACCGCCAAGGCGAGTCTCGCAAACTCCCGGTATGATATGCTATATGCCGAATACAGGGTGCTGAACAGTCTCGGCAAATTAGTAAATACCTTGGGTCTGCAATGGCCTGAAGAGAGCCGTATAGACGGCGCGACGCCCGCTGCCGCACCGGTAACTGCAGTAGCCCCCAAAGCGGCTGAACCAGCGGCAGCTCCTTCTGTCAGCGAGCCTCCTAAGCCTGCTGATGCAGCTCCCGCAGCCCCACCAGTAGCCGAAACCCCCCAGGCGGCTGAACCAGCAGCAGTGGCTCTGCCTGCCAGTGAGCCTCCTAAGCCTGCTGATGCAGCTCCCGCTGCCCCGCCGGTAATCGAGGCCCCAAAGCCGGCTGAGCCGGCGGCTGTTCCTCCGCCAGCCAGCGAACCTCTTAAGCAGGAAGAGATGAAAACTCCCCCGGCTGAGGCAAGTGTCTCAGAAGCAGCCACTCCGGCAAAAGAACCCGCTGCCGCGGCAAGTCCCCTGCCATCCGCTCTTACAGACAAGCCCAAAATTATCAAAGGGATCGTTTTAAATAATGGGAAGGTCATCGAGGGACAGATACTCAATATGAATGTCTACACCGTAAAGATTCTGACAAAAGATGGAAAAGAGGAATCCTATTCTTTTGAAAAAGAAGTCAAGGGGTTCATTAAAGAATGA
- the tkt gene encoding transketolase, translating to MTELDGKCINTIRFLAADAIEKAKSGHPGMPMGAAATAYTLWTRHLKHNPSHPGWVDRDRFVLSAGHASMLLYSLLYLTGYDISLDDLKSFRQWGSKTPGHPERNHPPGTEVTTGPLGQGISNAVGMAIAEAHLAARYNRPGYNIVNHFTYVMAGDGDMMEGVTYESCSLAGHLGLGKLIVLYDDNRVSLAGATALSFTEDVGNRFVACGWQALHVENGNDGEEIDRAIRQAQAETTRPSLIAVRTNIGYGAPDKQDSCEAHGAPLGPTELAGAKNCLGWPAEPTFFVPEEVTASFQEARKIRQASEDSWKKLFQGYIRDFPIPAAEFSRTMQGELTAGWDKNLPQFPAGSKDIATRKVSEMVMQALAASVPELMGGSADLNPSTFTWLKGEGDFQPPSLAGEDIQGKVGGAWGYSGRNLHFGVREHAMGSVAVGLALHGGIIPYTATFLTFADYMRPPMRLAALMGLPTIFVFTHDSIGVGEDGPTHQPVEHLLSLRAIPNLTVIRPADAAETVESWKAALQNRQGPTALIFSRQNLPVLTGDRIGSAADLRKGAYILWESGSDIPEVILIGTGSEVMIALEAGQKLAAAGIKTRVVSMPSWELFDCQTVDYRNFVLPPAVKVRVAVEAGVKLGWEHYVGLDGAVVGMDGFGASAPANVLYEKFGITAEHVAQTAQKLL from the coding sequence ATGACCGAATTGGACGGAAAATGCATCAACACCATCCGCTTTCTGGCTGCCGATGCCATAGAAAAGGCAAAATCGGGGCACCCCGGCATGCCGATGGGAGCCGCCGCCACCGCTTATACGCTCTGGACGAGACATTTAAAACATAATCCATCCCACCCCGGCTGGGTGGATCGGGACCGCTTTGTTCTTTCCGCCGGCCATGCCTCCATGCTCCTGTATTCCCTGCTCTATCTGACGGGTTACGACATCTCTCTGGATGACCTGAAATCCTTCCGGCAATGGGGCAGCAAAACGCCGGGGCACCCGGAACGTAATCATCCGCCCGGCACGGAAGTCACCACCGGCCCGCTGGGTCAGGGGATCAGCAATGCCGTGGGTATGGCAATTGCCGAGGCGCACCTGGCCGCCCGCTATAACCGTCCCGGTTACAACATCGTCAACCATTTTACCTACGTCATGGCCGGCGACGGCGATATGATGGAAGGTGTGACCTATGAATCCTGCTCGCTGGCGGGACACCTCGGCCTGGGCAAGCTGATTGTCTTGTATGATGACAACCGGGTGTCCCTCGCCGGAGCAACGGCTCTTTCCTTTACCGAAGATGTGGGCAATCGTTTCGTCGCCTGCGGCTGGCAGGCCCTGCACGTAGAAAACGGTAACGACGGCGAGGAAATTGACCGGGCCATCCGCCAGGCCCAGGCGGAAACGACCCGTCCCTCGCTGATTGCCGTGCGAACCAACATCGGCTACGGGGCGCCGGATAAACAGGATTCCTGCGAAGCCCATGGTGCGCCGCTGGGGCCAACGGAACTCGCCGGGGCCAAGAATTGTCTGGGCTGGCCGGCAGAACCAACCTTCTTCGTTCCCGAAGAAGTAACCGCATCTTTTCAGGAAGCCAGAAAAATCAGACAAGCGTCGGAAGATAGCTGGAAAAAACTCTTTCAAGGCTACATCCGGGACTTTCCCATACCGGCCGCAGAATTCAGCCGTACCATGCAAGGGGAGCTGACGGCCGGTTGGGATAAAAATCTGCCGCAGTTTCCCGCCGGATCCAAAGATATCGCCACCCGCAAAGTCTCGGAGATGGTCATGCAGGCGTTGGCCGCCTCTGTTCCCGAGTTGATGGGAGGTTCGGCCGACCTTAATCCGTCCACGTTTACCTGGTTGAAAGGCGAGGGCGATTTTCAACCTCCCTCCCTTGCCGGGGAAGACATTCAGGGCAAGGTAGGAGGCGCCTGGGGATACTCGGGGCGCAACCTGCACTTCGGTGTGCGGGAACACGCCATGGGTTCTGTTGCTGTGGGCCTCGCTCTCCACGGAGGAATAATTCCCTACACTGCCACATTCCTGACCTTTGCCGATTACATGCGCCCCCCCATGCGCCTGGCGGCGCTGATGGGGCTGCCAACCATCTTTGTCTTTACGCACGACAGTATCGGCGTCGGCGAGGACGGCCCGACGCATCAACCCGTTGAGCACCTGCTGAGCCTGCGCGCCATACCGAACCTGACCGTGATCCGGCCTGCCGACGCAGCGGAAACCGTGGAATCATGGAAGGCGGCCCTCCAAAACCGGCAGGGACCGACGGCGCTGATATTTTCCCGTCAGAATCTGCCTGTGCTGACCGGCGATAGGATAGGATCGGCCGCCGATCTACGGAAAGGCGCCTATATACTCTGGGAGTCCGGATCGGACATACCGGAAGTGATCCTGATCGGCACCGGCTCGGAGGTGATGATTGCCCTGGAAGCCGGCCAGAAGTTGGCCGCGGCGGGGATCAAAACCCGGGTGGTATCTATGCCGAGCTGGGAGCTTTTCGATTGCCAGACGGTGGACTATCGCAACTTCGTGCTGCCGCCCGCCGTAAAAGTCCGGGTGGCTGTCGAAGCAGGCGTGAAACTGGGCTGGGAACATTACGTGGGCTTAGATGGCGCCGTGGTCGGCATGGATGGTTTCGGGGCCAGTGCGCCGGCCAATGTGCTTTACGAAAAGTTCGGCATCACGGCCGAACATGTTGCTCAGACGGCGCAAAAACTTTTATAA
- the argS gene encoding arginine--tRNA ligase, whose amino-acid sequence MKKRLTRLLEETIQDCAAQGLIPPVVLPPLEVGLPRDVGHGDYATNIAMILASRLKMNPRRIAEIIVAGMQTADDILEKIEIAGPGFINFFIKDDVWCQLLQDIDDQGEHYGENELGGGRKVQVEFVSANPTGPLHIGHARGAVVGDVIANILAACNYAVFREYYINDAGNQMQNLGRSVLLRYQELRGEQTDFPENCYRGDYIKDIARGIRQKEAGGQSREQEHGIAYYTDYAAGEILTGIKADLQDFGVVFDGYFSEKELYQDDAVLKLLDALEGKGFVYQNDGARWFKSTVFGDEKDRVVVRNNGEPTYFAADIAYHQHKYARGFDKVIDIWGADHHGYIPRLQAVVQALGYEKTSLQIVLVQLVNLLRDGNPVAMSTRSGEFVTMREVVDEVGKDAARYNFLMRRSDSHLDFDLELAKRQSNENPVYYVQYAHARICSILAMAREKGYQVSAFGDTDVGRLNLAEEVALIKEISRFPEVVAGAAQTLEPHRLTFYLNDLAGVFHNYYNKHRVVSPDDDLTKARLLLMKSVRTVIRSALGLLGVSAPEQM is encoded by the coding sequence ATGAAAAAAAGACTGACCAGGCTTTTGGAGGAGACGATTCAGGATTGCGCGGCCCAAGGGTTGATCCCCCCGGTGGTGTTGCCACCTCTTGAGGTAGGGTTGCCCAGGGACGTCGGCCACGGCGATTATGCCACCAATATCGCGATGATCCTGGCCTCACGTTTGAAAATGAATCCCCGCCGGATTGCCGAGATTATTGTCGCCGGGATGCAAACGGCTGATGATATCCTGGAAAAAATCGAGATTGCCGGCCCCGGGTTTATTAATTTTTTCATCAAGGATGATGTCTGGTGCCAACTCCTGCAGGATATTGATGACCAGGGCGAGCATTATGGAGAAAATGAGCTGGGTGGCGGCCGGAAGGTGCAGGTGGAATTTGTGAGCGCCAACCCCACCGGTCCCCTGCATATCGGCCATGCCCGTGGCGCCGTGGTGGGGGATGTCATCGCCAATATATTAGCGGCCTGTAATTATGCAGTCTTCCGGGAATATTACATCAACGATGCCGGCAACCAGATGCAAAACCTGGGCCGGTCCGTGCTGTTGCGCTATCAGGAGTTGCGGGGCGAACAGACGGATTTTCCCGAGAACTGTTACCGGGGAGACTACATTAAGGACATCGCCAGGGGTATCAGGCAAAAAGAAGCAGGCGGTCAGTCACGGGAGCAGGAGCATGGCATTGCCTATTATACCGACTATGCCGCGGGGGAGATACTGACTGGTATCAAGGCCGATCTGCAGGACTTTGGCGTAGTTTTTGACGGTTATTTCAGCGAGAAGGAACTCTACCAGGACGATGCCGTCCTGAAGCTTTTGGACGCGCTGGAGGGTAAGGGGTTTGTCTACCAAAACGACGGCGCCCGCTGGTTCAAAAGCACCGTTTTCGGTGATGAGAAGGATCGCGTGGTCGTCAGAAATAACGGCGAACCCACCTATTTCGCAGCCGATATTGCCTATCATCAGCATAAATATGCGCGCGGGTTCGACAAGGTGATTGACATCTGGGGCGCCGATCACCACGGTTATATTCCCCGTTTGCAGGCGGTTGTCCAGGCCCTGGGCTATGAAAAAACATCTCTGCAGATAGTCCTGGTGCAGCTTGTTAATCTGCTCCGGGACGGCAACCCCGTGGCCATGTCCACGCGGTCGGGAGAATTTGTCACCATGAGGGAGGTGGTGGACGAGGTGGGAAAGGATGCCGCCCGGTATAACTTTCTCATGCGGCGTTCGGACAGCCACCTTGATTTTGATCTCGAACTCGCGAAAAGACAATCCAATGAAAATCCCGTTTATTACGTGCAATATGCCCATGCCCGGATATGCAGCATCTTGGCCATGGCTCGGGAGAAGGGCTATCAAGTGTCCGCTTTTGGTGATACGGATGTGGGGCGACTGAATCTGGCCGAGGAAGTGGCTCTGATCAAGGAAATCAGCCGTTTCCCCGAGGTAGTCGCAGGAGCGGCGCAGACGCTGGAGCCTCACCGACTGACATTTTACTTGAATGACCTGGCCGGAGTTTTTCATAATTACTATAACAAGCATCGCGTTGTTTCCCCCGATGACGATCTCACCAAAGCAAGGTTGTTATTGATGAAATCAGTGCGGACCGTGATAAGAAGCGCGCTTGGCTTGCTGGGTGTTTCTGCGCCGGAGCAGATGTAA
- a CDS encoding SPOR domain-containing protein yields the protein MASRNPKNLEFKLGKQGLLLFVAGMSLLLFAVFIIGVMVGAHIDAYPEKIAQSIPAIIRRQLSHPAITTGKAATVREEAKVPPASGENIVVAPLPEPFVPREDLPAGSTGAEEKKASRTVPADPGAAVRTPPPPAAAGTPLPEVGGKYSVQVVSFKSPKVAEQFCKKITPLGFKPRVVRVELPNKGKWFRVIVDGFASHDEAQQAAGMLAKNIKGVNCIVRPRN from the coding sequence ATGGCATCCAGGAATCCGAAAAATTTGGAATTCAAGCTGGGTAAGCAGGGCCTCCTGCTGTTTGTGGCCGGCATGTCGCTCCTGTTGTTTGCGGTTTTTATTATTGGCGTCATGGTGGGAGCTCATATTGACGCTTATCCGGAAAAGATTGCCCAAAGCATACCGGCAATAATCCGCCGGCAATTGTCTCATCCGGCGATAACGACCGGGAAGGCGGCGACAGTTCGGGAGGAGGCCAAGGTCCCACCGGCGAGTGGGGAAAATATTGTTGTCGCGCCCCTGCCGGAGCCCTTTGTCCCCAGGGAAGATTTGCCGGCAGGGTCAACCGGAGCAGAAGAAAAGAAAGCGAGCCGGACAGTTCCCGCCGATCCCGGGGCTGCCGTCAGGACACCACCGCCCCCTGCCGCGGCCGGTACTCCTCTTCCCGAGGTGGGAGGAAAATATTCAGTCCAGGTGGTATCTTTTAAGAGCCCCAAAGTGGCGGAGCAGTTCTGTAAGAAAATTACGCCGCTGGGCTTTAAACCACGCGTGGTGAGGGTTGAATTACCCAATAAAGGCAAGTGGTTTCGGGTGATAGTGGATGGTTTTGCCTCCCACGATGAGGCGCAGCAGGCGGCCGGTATGCTGGCTAAAAATATTAAGGGTGTAAATTGTATTGTGCGCCCCCGCAATTGA
- the ffh gene encoding signal recognition particle protein, with amino-acid sequence MLEDLTGKLEKIFKKIRGYGRLDEENIKAALKEIRLALLEADVNFKVVKDFIEDIRVRAVGQEVMDSITPGQQVVKIVHDRLAELMGGTSSYIKFGGRIPAPIMLAGLQGSGKTTTAVKLARLLAQDGKKVYLVSADVYRPAAIEQLRVMGEKIGAGFFDGKGLSDPVQICVLAMEDAKSKGYEVVIVDTAGRLHIDTAMMQELKLIQEAIKPSEILFVADAMTGQDAVNVAGKFHELLGIDGVILTKMDGDARGGAALSLKAVIGKPIKFVGIGEKIEALEVFHPERMASRILGMGDILSLVEKVQATVDEKSAQELERKIRKNEFSLDDFKQQLAQIRKMGSLQDILGMIPGLNKIKAVQQIKPDDRELVKITAIIDSMTGKERLNYLIIDGQRRKRIARGSGTEVQDVNRLLKNYAEMRKMMKKLSSKGGMKSLKRGNFPF; translated from the coding sequence ATGTTAGAAGATCTAACCGGAAAATTAGAGAAGATTTTTAAAAAAATCAGAGGTTACGGACGTCTTGATGAAGAGAATATCAAGGCAGCCCTGAAGGAAATTCGCCTGGCCCTCCTGGAGGCGGACGTTAATTTTAAGGTAGTGAAAGATTTTATTGAAGATATCCGAGTCCGAGCCGTTGGTCAGGAGGTGATGGACAGCATCACCCCCGGCCAGCAGGTGGTAAAGATCGTTCATGACCGGCTTGCTGAATTAATGGGGGGGACCAGCAGTTACATAAAATTCGGCGGCCGTATCCCCGCGCCCATCATGCTGGCCGGTCTCCAGGGAAGCGGCAAAACGACAACGGCCGTTAAGCTGGCCCGGTTGCTGGCCCAGGATGGCAAGAAGGTCTATCTCGTCTCGGCTGATGTCTATCGGCCGGCGGCCATCGAGCAGTTAAGGGTTATGGGTGAAAAGATCGGCGCCGGCTTCTTCGATGGAAAAGGACTCAGCGATCCGGTGCAGATCTGCGTGCTCGCCATGGAAGATGCCAAAAGCAAAGGCTATGAGGTGGTTATTGTTGATACCGCCGGGCGTTTGCATATAGATACGGCCATGATGCAGGAGCTGAAGCTGATCCAGGAGGCAATTAAGCCCTCGGAGATACTCTTTGTGGCCGATGCCATGACCGGCCAGGATGCCGTAAACGTAGCGGGTAAATTCCACGAGCTGCTCGGCATTGATGGTGTTATTCTGACCAAGATGGATGGCGATGCCCGGGGTGGGGCGGCCCTGTCCCTCAAGGCGGTCATCGGCAAGCCCATCAAGTTTGTGGGGATAGGTGAAAAGATTGAAGCCCTGGAGGTTTTTCACCCCGAACGGATGGCCTCCCGCATCCTCGGCATGGGTGATATCCTTTCCTTGGTGGAGAAGGTTCAGGCCACGGTTGATGAAAAGTCCGCGCAGGAGCTGGAAAGGAAGATCAGAAAAAATGAATTTTCCCTGGATGATTTCAAACAGCAACTGGCTCAGATACGCAAGATGGGTTCCCTCCAGGATATTCTCGGTATGATTCCGGGTTTGAATAAGATAAAAGCGGTCCAGCAGATAAAACCTGACGACCGGGAACTGGTTAAAATTACCGCGATCATTGATTCTATGACGGGCAAGGAGCGGCTGAATTATCTGATCATTGACGGTCAGAGGCGCAAACGCATAGCGCGGGGCAGTGGCACGGAAGTGCAGGATGTCAACCGCCTGCTGAAAAATTACGCGGAAATGAGAAAGATGATGAAAAAATTATCGTCCAAAGGGGGGATGAAATCGCTCAAAAGAGGCAATTTCCCCTTTTAA
- the rpsP gene encoding 30S ribosomal protein S16 gives MAVKIRLARMGAKSKPFYRIVVANSESPRDGRFLEIVGNYDPQKNPAEVTVKEDRIVAWISKGAKPTLTVSQLLEKKGIMARA, from the coding sequence ATGGCAGTCAAAATTAGATTGGCGCGTATGGGGGCGAAAAGTAAGCCGTTTTACAGGATTGTGGTGGCTAACTCCGAGTCGCCGCGGGACGGCAGGTTTTTGGAAATCGTGGGCAATTATGATCCGCAGAAAAATCCGGCAGAGGTTACTGTGAAAGAGGATCGCATCGTCGCCTGGATTTCCAAGGGGGCCAAGCCTACCTTGACCGTATCGCAGTTACTGGAAAAGAAGGGGATCATGGCGCGGGCATAA
- a CDS encoding KH domain-containing protein, protein MKELVKYMAQALVDNPDVVDVSEVIGEQTSVIELRVAKEDLGKVIGKQGRTAKAMRTILSAASTKIRKRTVLEIIE, encoded by the coding sequence ATGAAAGAGTTGGTCAAGTACATGGCGCAAGCTTTGGTGGATAATCCTGATGTAGTTGATGTTTCCGAAGTGATTGGCGAGCAGACTTCCGTGATTGAACTGCGAGTGGCGAAAGAAGATCTGGGCAAGGTAATCGGCAAGCAGGGTAGAACCGCCAAGGCGATGCGCACTATCCTGAGCGCGGCCTCAACGAAGATACGCAAACGAACCGTTTTGGAGATTATTGAATAA
- the rimM gene encoding ribosome maturation factor RimM (Essential for efficient processing of 16S rRNA) — translation MNKRMDFLEIGKIVKAQGLKGRVKVLSYLESGAEMLQSLDEVFISQGKDKHVGFALKNFQVKGKCFYLDLAGIENIDQTAALLGCSVLVPADKMGALPEGEYYWQQLIGLTVMTEAGTLIGTLAEIFPTGSNDVFVCRGGAKEILLPAIADVVLTVDLEKKIMVVRLPEGL, via the coding sequence TTGAATAAACGGATGGATTTTCTCGAGATTGGCAAGATTGTTAAAGCCCAGGGGCTCAAAGGTCGTGTCAAGGTTCTTTCCTATCTGGAATCCGGCGCAGAGATGCTGCAATCCCTGGATGAAGTTTTTATCAGCCAGGGAAAAGATAAGCATGTCGGCTTCGCCTTGAAAAATTTCCAGGTCAAGGGGAAGTGCTTTTATCTGGACCTGGCCGGTATCGAGAATATTGATCAGACAGCGGCCCTATTGGGATGTTCGGTGCTGGTTCCGGCTGATAAAATGGGGGCCTTGCCGGAAGGCGAGTATTACTGGCAGCAGTTGATTGGCCTTACGGTAATGACCGAAGCAGGGACGCTAATCGGCACGTTGGCAGAGATATTTCCTACCGGCAGTAACGATGTTTTTGTTTGCCGCGGTGGAGCGAAAGAGATTCTGCTGCCGGCCATTGCCGATGTGGTGCTCACGGTTGACCTGGAAAAAAAGATAATGGTAGTCCGGTTGCCGGAAGGATTGTAG
- the trmD gene encoding tRNA (guanosine(37)-N1)-methyltransferase TrmD, producing MRFDILSVFPEMFSSPLQTSLLKKAQEKGLIDVRLWDIRHYAEDKHRMTDDAPYGGGGGMVMKVEPIDRALAAVAPAPGETLVILLTPQGETFNQQMAEQLSRYERLVLVCGHYEGVDERVREYLVEKEVSIGDYILTGGELSALVLVDAVSRLIPGVLGNSESAACDSFSMGLLEYPHYTRPGSYRGWDVPEVLLSGNHAEIELWRRKESLKRTWERRRDLLDKTRLSEKDGRLLQEALLGKDER from the coding sequence ATAAGATTCGACATCCTTTCTGTCTTTCCGGAAATGTTTTCCTCTCCCCTCCAGACGAGCCTTTTGAAGAAGGCCCAGGAAAAGGGGCTGATTGATGTTCGGCTTTGGGACATCCGCCATTATGCCGAAGACAAGCATCGCATGACCGACGATGCCCCCTACGGCGGTGGCGGCGGCATGGTCATGAAGGTGGAGCCGATTGACCGGGCCTTGGCGGCGGTGGCGCCCGCGCCGGGGGAAACGCTGGTCATTTTGCTTACCCCTCAAGGTGAGACTTTTAATCAGCAGATGGCCGAGCAGCTTTCCCGGTATGAGAGACTGGTGCTGGTTTGTGGTCATTACGAAGGTGTGGACGAAAGAGTCAGGGAATATCTGGTGGAAAAGGAAGTTTCCATCGGTGATTATATTCTCACGGGCGGCGAGTTGTCGGCCCTGGTGCTGGTTGATGCCGTTTCCCGGTTGATTCCCGGCGTGCTGGGGAATAGTGAGTCGGCTGCCTGCGATTCCTTTTCCATGGGGCTTTTGGAATATCCCCATTATACACGGCCCGGCTCTTATCGAGGCTGGGATGTTCCCGAGGTGTTGCTTTCCGGCAACCATGCGGAAATCGAGCTCTGGCGCCGTAAGGAGTCGCTGAAAAGAACCTGGGAGCGACGGCGCGATTTACTGGACAAGACACGGCTCTCGGAGAAAGACGGCCGGTTGCTGCAGGAAGCGTTGCTGGGTAAGGACGAGCGATAG
- the rplS gene encoding 50S ribosomal protein L19, whose amino-acid sequence MNIIEMLEKEQMRGDIPDFKSGDTVKVYVRIIEGQKQRIQAYEGVVIRKRQGDCRSSFTVRKMSYGVGVERTFPLHSPIIDKIEVVTRGKVRRSRLYYLRSLRGKKAKIKELRKPV is encoded by the coding sequence ATGAATATCATTGAAATGCTGGAAAAGGAACAGATGCGGGGAGACATCCCGGACTTCAAAAGTGGTGATACCGTGAAGGTATATGTACGCATCATTGAAGGACAAAAGCAGAGAATACAGGCTTACGAAGGCGTTGTGATCCGCAAGAGGCAGGGCGATTGCCGCTCCAGCTTCACAGTCCGGAAAATGTCCTATGGTGTCGGTGTGGAGAGAACCTTCCCCCTGCATTCACCGATCATAGATAAGATCGAGGTCGTGACCCGGGGAAAGGTGAGGCGTTCCCGTCTATACTATCTCCGTAGTCTCCGCGGCAAGAAAGCCAAGATTAAGGAATTGAGAAAACCAGTTTAG
- a CDS encoding ribonuclease HII translates to MNRFERNAYQSGYNLIAGIDEAGRGPLAGPVVAAAVILPWEYEQGEINDSKRLSASKREKLYDIIWADALAVGLGVVEAAVIDEVNILQATLMAMREACAELNPAPDFLIIDGINSISLPIPQQTLIKGDSRSISVAAASIIAKVSRDWIMEIYHRQFSQYNFIKNKGYGTREHLAAIREFGLCKLHRRTFRMGRMGLTDKTAGVRESYDLFPSL, encoded by the coding sequence ATGAATCGTTTCGAACGGAATGCCTATCAGAGCGGTTACAACCTGATCGCCGGTATTGACGAGGCGGGGCGGGGGCCGCTGGCTGGCCCGGTGGTGGCGGCGGCAGTCATCCTGCCTTGGGAATACGAGCAAGGCGAGATTAACGATTCCAAAAGGCTTTCCGCATCAAAAAGAGAAAAATTATATGACATCATCTGGGCCGACGCCCTGGCCGTAGGTCTGGGCGTCGTTGAAGCCGCCGTAATTGACGAGGTTAACATCCTGCAGGCGACCTTAATGGCCATGAGGGAGGCCTGCGCAGAGCTTAACCCCGCCCCCGACTTTCTTATCATTGACGGCATCAACTCCATCTCCCTGCCCATCCCCCAGCAAACGCTGATTAAGGGCGATTCCCGCAGTATTTCCGTGGCCGCCGCGTCCATTATTGCCAAAGTATCGAGAGACTGGATCATGGAGATTTATCACCGGCAGTTTTCGCAGTACAATTTTATAAAAAATAAAGGTTACGGCACCAGGGAACACCTGGCAGCGATCAGGGAATTCGGGCTCTGCAAGCTGCACCGGCGAACATTTCGGATGGGACGGATGGGCCTTACGGATAAGACGGCCGGCGTGAGGGAGAGTTACGATCTTTTCCCCTCGTTATAA